Proteins encoded together in one Bradyrhizobium sp. CB82 window:
- a CDS encoding lytic transglycosylase domain-containing protein: MVGLIAALMTVELPSRAAAENLSAAPSPEIPPVTSYAPFVTEASRRFAIPEHWIRTVMKVESGGNAQAISLRGALGLMQIMPETWVELSVRYEFSSDPFDPRENILAGTAYLREMLDRFGLEGFLAAYNAGPGRYEQLLATGRRLPEETLVYVRTIQSEIGIERGQSGAPLTVPAASRLRDAPPVGPSTSSSAGNRSATIARQIGRSREMPNADVSALIPRATGLFVQFSSAVASR; encoded by the coding sequence GTGGTCGGCCTTATCGCCGCGTTGATGACAGTCGAATTGCCCTCACGGGCGGCAGCCGAAAACCTATCGGCTGCGCCTTCGCCGGAGATCCCGCCAGTCACCTCATACGCGCCATTTGTGACCGAGGCATCTCGCCGGTTTGCGATCCCGGAACACTGGATCCGCACCGTGATGAAGGTCGAAAGTGGCGGCAATGCGCAGGCGATATCGCTTCGGGGTGCGCTTGGCTTGATGCAGATCATGCCAGAGACCTGGGTCGAACTTAGCGTTCGCTACGAGTTCAGCTCCGATCCTTTTGATCCCCGTGAGAACATTTTGGCAGGGACAGCCTACCTACGCGAGATGCTCGACCGCTTCGGCTTAGAAGGGTTCCTTGCTGCCTACAACGCAGGCCCGGGCCGCTACGAGCAGCTCTTGGCAACAGGCCGTCGGCTGCCCGAAGAGACGTTGGTCTACGTCCGAACGATCCAATCGGAGATTGGAATCGAGCGCGGGCAATCCGGAGCTCCGCTTACCGTGCCCGCTGCTTCTCGGTTGCGAGACGCGCCCCCGGTGGGGCCGTCGACGAGTTCTTCCGCTGGCAATCGCTCGGCAACGATTGCACGACAGATTGGTCGCTCCAGGGAGATGCCCAACGCGGATGTGTCTGCGTTGATACCTCGTGCGACTGGTCTGTTTGTGCAGTTTTCAAGCGCGGTAGCATCAAGATGA
- a CDS encoding S26 family signal peptidase encodes MSLGALTLVVATIDEAPPSYVWNVSESVPLGLYRLQPLKQLTVTELVAIQTPEPLASFLDWNGYLPIGVPMLKRVLALPGQTVCRSGLTITVDSIEMGQAREGDRRGRPLPSWQGCRVIDAGEIFVMNWQSVDSLDGRYFGPIPASAVIGHALPIWTKEE; translated from the coding sequence ATGAGTCTTGGAGCGCTAACCCTTGTGGTCGCTACGATCGACGAAGCTCCTCCGTCTTATGTCTGGAACGTCTCAGAGAGCGTTCCGCTCGGTCTGTATCGTTTGCAACCGCTCAAGCAACTGACCGTCACCGAGCTCGTGGCAATTCAAACGCCGGAGCCGCTTGCGAGCTTTCTCGACTGGAACGGCTATCTGCCGATCGGCGTGCCGATGCTCAAGCGAGTCCTGGCCTTGCCGGGACAGACCGTCTGCAGGAGCGGGCTCACAATCACGGTCGATAGCATCGAGATGGGGCAAGCCCGCGAAGGCGATAGGCGCGGCCGGCCATTGCCAAGCTGGCAGGGGTGCCGCGTTATCGACGCCGGCGAGATCTTCGTCATGAATTGGCAGTCGGTCGACTCCTTGGACGGTCGGTATTTCGGGCCCATCCCCGCATCTGCGGTCATTGGCCATGCGCTTCCGATCTGGACCAAGGAGGAGTGA
- a CDS encoding DUF2840 domain-containing protein, translated as MNDVTTVELMWVEKRIENRTRFGHPVREQIVDRHRRVLSFAPGSMFAFVRWTSNDFGTVLSRVDILRAAEPGRRYSTVPWINPGGESLLRLSSWPKVERVLQLIDAVEALGIDPADAAPDYWHHVHNRLSVNETPRGYTRARHQAWLHRRRVGS; from the coding sequence ATGAATGACGTCACGACCGTCGAGCTTATGTGGGTCGAAAAGCGCATCGAGAACCGGACCCGCTTCGGCCATCCGGTTCGCGAGCAGATCGTTGACCGTCATCGCCGTGTCCTCTCGTTCGCACCCGGCAGCATGTTCGCGTTCGTCCGTTGGACCTCCAACGACTTCGGCACAGTGCTATCGCGCGTCGATATTCTGCGCGCGGCGGAACCTGGTCGGCGCTACTCGACGGTCCCTTGGATCAATCCCGGCGGCGAGAGCCTGCTGCGCTTATCCAGTTGGCCGAAGGTCGAGCGCGTCCTGCAGCTCATCGATGCCGTCGAGGCGCTCGGCATCGATCCGGCCGACGCTGCTCCCGACTATTGGCATCACGTACACAACCGTCTCTCCGTCAACGAGACGCCAAGAGGCTACACCCGCGCCCGTCACCAGGCGTGGCTGCATCGGCGGAGGGTAGGGTCATGA
- a CDS encoding replication initiator protein A, translated as MSDSKSSAHRRRSERDQLDLFRALPGDLAPRDAQDLMAYPFFSLAKSKRIMPIDFHVGTISIRVEAVPEHGMATIWDADVLIWAASQIVEARDAGLKTSRLMAATPYEILTFVGRGTSVRDYDRLKAALDRLQSTTVMTSIRQPTERRRHRFSRINEWKETADLHGQPRGLELILPDWFYTGVLNEALVLTIDRAYFDLTGGLERWLYRLVRKHGGRQEGGWSFDMVHLHAKSGSLSPLKHFAYDLRQIVRRQTLPGYQLVITCDPKGTERLNFAPALIDPVAKRPRERDVREPGDKL; from the coding sequence ACACCGCCGTCGCTCCGAGCGCGATCAACTCGATCTATTCCGTGCGCTTCCCGGCGATCTTGCGCCGCGCGACGCACAGGACCTGATGGCTTATCCGTTCTTTTCGTTGGCGAAGTCCAAGCGGATCATGCCGATCGATTTCCACGTGGGAACGATCTCGATTCGTGTCGAAGCCGTGCCGGAACACGGCATGGCGACAATCTGGGACGCCGATGTCCTGATCTGGGCCGCTTCGCAGATTGTCGAAGCACGCGATGCCGGGCTGAAGACGTCCAGGCTGATGGCCGCAACGCCCTACGAGATCCTGACGTTCGTCGGCCGTGGCACCAGCGTGCGCGATTACGACCGCCTCAAGGCTGCGCTCGACCGGCTGCAGTCGACCACTGTAATGACATCAATCCGCCAGCCGACGGAACGCAGGCGGCATCGTTTCTCCCGGATCAATGAATGGAAAGAGACGGCAGACTTGCACGGCCAGCCCCGCGGGCTGGAGCTCATTCTGCCAGATTGGTTCTACACCGGCGTCCTGAACGAAGCCCTCGTCCTTACGATCGACCGTGCGTATTTCGATCTTACGGGCGGACTGGAGCGCTGGCTCTATCGTCTGGTGCGCAAGCATGGCGGTCGCCAGGAAGGCGGCTGGAGCTTCGATATGGTGCATCTCCACGCGAAGTCCGGCAGCTTGTCGCCGCTCAAGCATTTCGCGTACGACCTGCGCCAGATCGTCCGTCGCCAAACGCTGCCGGGTTACCAACTCGTCATCACATGCGATCCAAAGGGCACCGAGCGACTGAACTTTGCGCCGGCCCTCATCGATCCCGTTGCGAAACGGCCGCGTGAGCGCGACGTCCGTGAACCGGGGGATAAGCTGTGA